In Desulfobotulus mexicanus, one DNA window encodes the following:
- a CDS encoding transposase: MEEEKEYPFPTTIMDGKNYKIFGIVTNMDWEGEKLIQWLYKRCGESEEIHRAMKEDFAGGRLPSSNLGENAAWWWIMILSMNLHVAMKKLALGENWLTKKMKIIRFNLIHIPAHVYEKASALIIRCKRSVGWMMEIRKRLSLLKA, from the coding sequence ATGGAAGAAGAAAAAGAATACCCTTTTCCAACGACAATAATGGATGGCAAAAATTATAAGATTTTCGGTATTGTAACCAATATGGATTGGGAAGGAGAAAAACTGATTCAGTGGCTTTACAAGCGCTGTGGGGAAAGCGAAGAGATTCATCGAGCCATGAAAGAAGATTTTGCAGGTGGTCGCCTGCCCTCTTCCAACCTGGGCGAAAATGCTGCCTGGTGGTGGATTATGATTCTATCGATGAATCTTCATGTGGCCATGAAAAAGCTGGCTCTGGGGGAAAATTGGCTCACGAAGAAGATGAAAATCATTCGTTTTAACCTGATTCATATCCCGGCCCATGTCTATGAAAAGGCATCTGCCTTGATCATACGATGTAAAAGATCTGTGGGTTGGATGATGGAAATAAGAAAAAGACTAAGCCTTTTAAAGGCTTAG
- a CDS encoding sigma-70 family RNA polymerase sigma factor has product MTEDKKTQKNTTKKNLPVPRQETTRALAKIDPLQSYLSEISRYKLLTREEEVELGRRVQEDNDPEAAYMLTTANLRLVVKIAMEFQRVWMQNLLDLIQEGNIGLMQAVRKFDPYKGVKFSYYASFWIKAYILKFIMDNWRLVKIGTTQGQRKLFFKLKKEKQNLIDQGFDPKPKLLAERLGVSQKEVIDMDQRLDSWDLSLDAPVRDDSDTDRMSFLGSDAVSAEDEVARKQIENMLHEKIASFTSQLNKRELEIFEKRIFSDEPVTLQEIGETYGISRERVRQIETGIIKKMQVYFQKELPDFDIYTSDLS; this is encoded by the coding sequence ATGACAGAAGATAAAAAAACACAAAAAAACACCACAAAAAAAAATCTGCCCGTTCCACGACAGGAAACAACCAGGGCCCTTGCCAAAATAGATCCTCTTCAGAGTTATCTTTCTGAAATCAGCCGCTATAAACTGCTGACCAGAGAAGAAGAGGTTGAGCTGGGACGCAGGGTACAGGAAGACAATGATCCCGAGGCCGCCTACATGCTCACCACAGCCAACCTGAGGCTTGTGGTTAAAATTGCCATGGAATTTCAACGGGTATGGATGCAGAACCTTCTGGATTTGATTCAGGAAGGTAACATCGGCCTGATGCAGGCAGTTCGTAAATTTGACCCATATAAAGGCGTCAAGTTTTCCTATTATGCATCCTTCTGGATCAAGGCCTATATTCTCAAATTCATCATGGATAACTGGCGTCTTGTCAAAATCGGAACGACCCAGGGCCAGCGCAAACTTTTCTTCAAACTGAAAAAAGAAAAACAGAACCTCATTGATCAGGGTTTTGACCCCAAACCCAAACTGCTGGCTGAACGTCTGGGGGTTTCCCAGAAGGAAGTCATTGACATGGATCAGCGCCTGGACTCATGGGATCTCTCACTGGATGCTCCGGTAAGGGATGACTCGGATACAGACCGCATGTCCTTTCTCGGATCCGATGCTGTTTCTGCAGAAGATGAGGTCGCACGCAAACAGATTGAAAACATGCTCCATGAAAAAATTGCTTCCTTCACATCCCAGCTGAACAAAAGAGAGCTTGAAATTTTTGAAAAACGGATTTTTTCCGATGAACCTGTCACCCTTCAGGAAATTGGTGAAACCTATGGTATTTCAAGGGAAAGGGTCCGACAGATTGAAACGGGAATCATCAAAAAAATGCAGGTCTATTTTCAAAAAGAACTTCCTGATTTTGATATCTACACATCGGACCTTTCCTGA
- a CDS encoding FGGY-family carbohydrate kinase has translation MQKPNRTLLNIHDKKWDHELLSILDIPSSMLPKIVPSSGVCGHSLPETLFGHMLPIAGMAGDQQAALFGQGCHTPGMAKNTYGTGCFMLMNTGEKVVESKSGLLTTIAWEIDGKVQYALEGSVFVAGSAIQWLRDGLRMFRNAKDSENYAKKVGDTSGVYVVPAFVGLGTPHWDAEARGAVFGLTRGCSKEHFIRATLESLAYQSRDVLLAMEKDAGISIPVLKVDGGAAENSFLMQFQSDILGICVERPACIETTAMGAAHLAGLALGFWKNPEDIHEQGKRQCFLPSMADEDAARRCRGWEKAVKAARIFRHG, from the coding sequence ATGCAAAAACCTAACCGGACACTACTGAATATACACGATAAAAAATGGGACCACGAACTTCTGTCCATCCTTGATATTCCTTCATCCATGCTGCCCAAAATCGTTCCGTCCTCGGGGGTATGCGGCCACAGCCTTCCGGAAACCTTATTCGGTCACATGCTGCCCATTGCAGGTATGGCAGGTGATCAGCAGGCAGCTCTTTTCGGTCAGGGCTGTCATACTCCGGGCATGGCCAAAAACACCTACGGTACTGGCTGTTTCATGCTTATGAACACAGGGGAAAAAGTCGTTGAAAGCAAAAGCGGCCTGCTTACCACCATTGCCTGGGAAATCGATGGCAAGGTACAGTATGCCCTCGAAGGTTCAGTTTTTGTGGCAGGCTCCGCCATTCAGTGGCTGAGGGATGGCCTGCGCATGTTCAGAAATGCCAAGGATTCCGAGAACTATGCCAAAAAAGTCGGGGATACCTCAGGCGTTTATGTGGTCCCTGCCTTTGTGGGTCTGGGAACGCCCCACTGGGATGCGGAAGCAAGGGGTGCTGTTTTTGGCCTCACACGGGGATGCAGCAAGGAGCATTTTATCAGGGCTACCCTGGAATCCCTTGCCTACCAGAGCCGGGATGTACTTCTGGCCATGGAAAAGGATGCTGGCATCTCCATTCCTGTACTTAAAGTGGACGGCGGAGCTGCGGAAAACAGCTTTCTCATGCAGTTTCAAAGTGATATTCTAGGAATTTGCGTAGAAAGACCTGCCTGCATAGAAACAACAGCCATGGGCGCTGCCCACTTGGCAGGCCTTGCGCTGGGATTCTGGAAAAACCCGGAAGACATTCACGAACAGGGAAAACGCCAGTGCTTTCTGCCCTCCATGGCAGATGAAGATGCAGCCAGACGATGCAGAGGGTGGGAAAAAGCAGTTAAAGCTGCCCGGATTTTCCGGCATGGTTAA
- a CDS encoding transcriptional regulator, translating into MENHTPRQKIRSLLLSQPHNLRDLSLELRLPEKEILKELPHVEKSLKPMKLKLSQIPARCQGCGYTFSDRKRFSKPGKCPDCRQTFIEAAFFYIDPKGKAP; encoded by the coding sequence ATGGAAAACCACACCCCGAGGCAGAAAATCCGATCTCTGCTTCTCTCCCAACCCCATAACCTTCGGGATCTTTCCCTTGAACTCAGGCTGCCGGAAAAAGAAATTCTAAAAGAACTGCCCCATGTGGAAAAAAGTCTGAAGCCCATGAAGCTCAAGCTCAGCCAGATTCCTGCCCGGTGTCAGGGATGCGGATACACCTTTTCGGACAGAAAGCGCTTCTCAAAACCCGGCAAATGCCCGGACTGCCGTCAGACCTTTATAGAAGCAGCTTTTTTTTATATTGACCCAAAGGGAAAAGCGCCATGA
- a CDS encoding IS701 family transposase, protein MNPPKFSEYDYMAFLTASPKIFTCTEVERVLQEQKNAPAHDSINRLLHRLTPSASALRNEAIQHVILKKGVLVLDDSTLDKLYAQHIELVSRHWSGKHHAVVKGINLITLLWTDGDRIIPCDYRIYNKEQDGKTKNDHFSDMLLKAKNQGFEPSYVLFDSWYSGLENLKVIRKYGWYWLTRLKSNRLVNPDGKTNVPVSSVHATETGKVVHLKGFGFIKLFGITGKDGTIEYWATNHLDMDDLKRLQLSEFSWKIEEYHRNLKQFCGVERSHVRAAKAQRNHIGLAIRTFLRFSVFSFKTGLSCFELKYRIIRDAVRKYMEHPAWTFEATA, encoded by the coding sequence ATGAATCCACCAAAATTTTCTGAATATGATTACATGGCTTTTTTGACAGCAAGTCCCAAAATTTTTACCTGCACAGAGGTTGAGAGAGTTTTACAGGAGCAAAAAAATGCTCCTGCGCATGATTCCATCAATCGACTTCTTCACAGGCTTACGCCTTCAGCATCGGCTCTTCGTAATGAAGCAATTCAGCACGTTATTTTGAAAAAGGGTGTGCTGGTTCTTGACGACTCAACACTGGACAAACTGTACGCTCAACATATTGAGCTGGTATCCAGGCATTGGTCAGGAAAGCACCACGCCGTTGTAAAAGGCATTAATTTGATTACGCTTTTATGGACGGACGGTGATCGTATCATCCCCTGTGATTATAGGATTTATAATAAAGAACAGGATGGTAAAACTAAAAATGATCACTTCTCCGATATGCTTTTAAAAGCTAAAAATCAAGGATTTGAGCCATCATACGTTTTATTTGACAGTTGGTATTCCGGTCTTGAGAATCTCAAAGTGATTCGAAAATATGGATGGTATTGGCTGACCCGGCTCAAATCCAACCGCCTGGTGAATCCTGACGGTAAAACCAATGTGCCTGTTTCATCTGTACACGCCACTGAAACAGGAAAAGTGGTTCACCTTAAAGGGTTCGGTTTTATTAAGCTTTTTGGGATTACAGGCAAAGATGGAACAATTGAATACTGGGCAACAAACCATCTTGATATGGATGATCTTAAGCGACTTCAACTGTCTGAATTTTCATGGAAAATCGAAGAGTATCATCGTAACCTTAAACAGTTCTGTGGAGTGGAACGCTCTCATGTAAGAGCTGCCAAAGCTCAAAGAAATCATATCGGACTTGCAATAAGGACATTCTTGCGTTTTTCGGTCTTCAGTTTCAAGACAGGCCTCAGCTGTTTTGAACTCAAATACAGAATTATCAGGGATGCTGTCAGGAAATATATGGAGCACCCAGCTTGGACTTTTGAGGCAACTGCGTAA
- a CDS encoding amino acid adenylation domain-containing protein, translating into MEDLGSYAELDKRANAAAAKLLEKGLPANSIVAVAADRSVWAVAAMLAALRAGAAYVAIDPAYPEERKNFILEDTAADFLLGSSESLQAFGFTGESMAMDQPGMEKGARDPGRAAGGHQLAYLIFTSGSTGQPKGVAIEHHSMVNFIHWYATHHGIGKDSSTAAFAAFSFDVSVVQIFAPLTAGGTLHIIPEQLRLSPPELDAYFMTENISHAHFPTQFAEQFMRMVEGRSLKTLVVGGDRLSRYRIGXYRLTNEYGPSETTMACLSYDVPAVMERPPVGSPVANYRVYILDSRGRLAPIGMPGEICVAGAGVARGYHNRPELTEKXFVPDPFXAGERMYRTGDRGRWLSSGVVEFMDRLDFQVKIRGFRIEPAEIARRMQEVEGLLESVVIAREEGSGNKVLVAYFTAKENLASETVKXYLRSVLPEYMIPVHFVRLDSMPLNVNGKIDRKKLPAPELAXPSSTAGPLEARTEKEKKILACWEEVLGHRNFSPLDSFFEIGGDSLSAIALLAGLSEYFDISASDIFAHPSFAEQTKRFREVSXGRASRLLRLQEMIRPLPEDPAFAPEQQGYAEARSRISMLDTRTVRFPEHLLLTGATGTLGVDLLKELLSETSARITALIRAGSTEEGRKRLASIYHQRFQEDISLLAGDRLRVLPADLEKGYFGMDEASFTALAMDVDAILHSAALTRHYGAWEEFAEANVDSVRHIMDFAKTGKDKELHHVSTTSIAAGKVEGRSRMLFSELDLDKGQRADNFYVKSKFEAEKLLHGARKEGLAVRIYRAGNITCDSLTGALQRNVEDNAFYQQVRAYVNLGAAPDMMDTRNMTFVDQAAKAIVLLMGRPGLSGQTFHIQNPLLLQLSTALADPALELSCQATSFRDFISFVADHAGHKGFEEYVERLLLHSGWQDWLQNPAQTAAEIRADRTADILSLLGFTWKTPGPDDLRGFIRHALKDRIRMLQALAPFSSLKEESLFTLACRMKPESFGGEDRLQTEGQPIDALRFVMDGIVETYRHNRSGWIGTVRVAGPGACTGEEALPPGRNPGAGSTVEAIEPVFAFSVSLEDMRSLIRKDPDLGFMLLEIASGKNDQAERLFVAV; encoded by the coding sequence ATGGAGGATTTGGGTTCCTATGCAGAGCTTGACAAGAGGGCCAATGCGGCGGCAGCAAAACTTTTGGAAAAGGGCCTGCCAGCCAACAGCATCGTTGCTGTGGCTGCGGACCGATCCGTCTGGGCCGTGGCAGCCATGCTGGCCGCACTCCGGGCCGGAGCCGCCTATGTGGCCATTGATCCGGCGTATCCTGAAGAAAGAAAAAACTTTATCCTTGAAGATACGGCGGCGGATTTTCTTCTGGGTTCTTCGGAAAGCCTGCAGGCCTTTGGCTTTACGGGTGAAAGTATGGCCATGGATCAGCCGGGTATGGAAAAAGGAGCAAGGGACCCCGGCAGGGCTGCGGGCGGTCATCAGCTGGCCTACCTCATCTTTACCTCCGGTTCAACGGGTCAACCCAAGGGAGTGGCCATAGAGCACCATTCCATGGTCAATTTCATCCACTGGTATGCCACCCACCACGGCATAGGCAAAGATTCCAGCACCGCCGCCTTTGCCGCCTTCAGCTTTGATGTATCCGTGGTGCAGATTTTTGCCCCCCTCACCGCTGGTGGCACCCTGCACATCATCCCGGAACAGCTCCGCCTTTCTCCGCCGGAACTGGATGCCTACTTCATGACAGAAAACATCAGCCATGCCCATTTCCCCACCCAGTTTGCGGAACAGTTCATGCGCATGGTTGAGGGCCGCTCCCTGAAAACCCTTGTGGTGGGTGGCGACCGCCTCAGCCGCTACCGYATCGGTSCCTACAGGCTCACCAATGAATACGGCCCCAGCGAAACCACCATGGCCTGCCTCAGCTATGATGTACCCGCCGTCATGGAAAGACCACCCGTGGGCTCACCCGTGGCCAACTACCGGGTGTATATACTGGACAGCCGGGGCAGACTGGCACCCATCGGCATGCCCGGAGAAATCTGCGTGGCAGGAGCCGGTGTGGCAAGGGGCTACCACAACCGGCCGGAGCTTACGGAAAAAKGCTTTGTTCCGGACCCCTTTGYAGCGGGAGAACGCATGTACCGCACCGGAGACCGGGGCCGATGGCTCAGCAGTGGTGTGGTGGAATTCATGGACCGGCTGGATTTTCAGGTAAAAATCCGGGGATTCCGCATTGAGCCTGCCGAAATCGCCCGACGCATGCAGGAGGTGGAAGGAYTGCTGGAAAGTGTGGTCATAGCCCGGGAGGAAGGTTCCGGCAACAAGGTGCTGGTGGCTTATTTCACGGCAAAGGAAAATCTGGCTTCCGAAACCGTGAAARSCTATCTCCGCTCCGTACTGCCGGAATACATGATTCCCGTTCATTTTGTGCGCCTTGATTCCATGCCCCTCAATGTCAACGGCAAGATTGACCGCAAAAAACTGCCTGCTCCGGAACTGGCTGAMCCGTCGTCCACCGCAGGGCCCCTTGAAGCCCGCACGGAAAAGGAGAAAAAAATTCTTGCCTGCTGGGAAGAGGTGCTGGGCCACAGAAACTTCAGCCCCCTTGATTCCTTCTTTGAAATCGGCGGAGATTCCCTCAGCGCCATCGCCCTTCTGGCGGGTTTAAGCGAATATTTCGACATTTCCGCATCGGACATCTTTGCCCATCCGTCCTTTGCAGAACAGACAAAACGTTTCAGGGAAGTCAGCGSTGGCAGGGCCAGCCGTCTGCTGCGCCTTCAGGAGATGATCCGGCCCCTGCCCGAAGACCCGGCCTTTGCCCCTGAACAGCAAGGCTACGCAGAAGCCAGAAGCCGCATCTCCATGCTGGATACCCGTACCGTCCGTTTTCCGGAACATCTGCTTCTCACGGGGGCCACGGGTACCCTGGGAGTGGATCTTCTCAAAGAACTCCTCTCGGAAACATCCGCCCGCATCACAGCCCTGATAAGGGCCGGATCTACGGAAGAGGGAAGAAAACGCCTTGCCTCCATCTATCACCAGCGTTTTCAGGAGGATATCAGCCTTCTTGCCGGAGACAGACTGAGGGTGCTGCCTGCGGATCTGGAGAAAGGATATTTCGGCATGGACGAAGCCTCCTTTACGGCCCTTGCCATGGACGTGGATGCCATACTGCATTCCGCTGCCCTCACCCGCCATTATGGTGCATGGGAGGAATTTGCGGAAGCCAATGTGGACAGTGTCCGCCATATCATGGATTTTGCCAAAACAGGCAAGGACAAGGAGCTGCACCATGTCTCCACCACTTCCATAGCAGCGGGCAAGGTGGAAGGCCGCAGCCGCATGCTGTTTTCTGAACTGGATCTGGATAAGGGACAAAGGGCCGATAACTTCTATGTAAAATCCAAATTTGAGGCGGAAAAACTCCTGCATGGGGCCCGGAAGGAAGGGCTTGCCGTCCGAATTTACAGGGCAGGCAACATTACCTGCGATTCCCTTACCGGGGCCCTGCAGCGCAATGTGGAAGACAACGCCTTTTACCAGCAGGTGAGGGCCTATGTGAACCTTGGAGCCGCACCGGACATGATGGATACCCGCAACATGACCTTTGTGGATCAGGCGGCAAAGGCCATCGTACTTCTCATGGGCAGACCGGGACTTTCCGGCCAGACCTTCCACATCCAGAATCCCCTTCTGCTCCAACTCTCCACAGCCCTTGCCGACCCGGCTCTGGAACTTTCCTGCCAGGCCACATCCTTTAGGGATTTCATTTCCTTTGTGGCAGATCATGCGGGACATAAGGGCTTTGAAGAATACGTGGAACGCCTGCTGCTCCATTCGGGATGGCAGGACTGGCTGCAGAATCCAGCCCAGACTGCCGCAGAAATCCGTGCGGACCGCACCGCAGACATTCTTTCCCTTCTGGGCTTTACCTGGAAAACACCGGGCCCAGATGATCTCAGGGGCTTTATCCGCCATGCCCTGAAAGACCGCATACGCATGCTGCAAGCACTTGCCCCCTTCTCTTCCCTGAAGGAAGAAAGTCTCTTTACACTGGCCTGCCGCATGAAACCGGAATCCTTTGGCGGAGAAGATCGGCTTCAGACCGAAGGCCAGCCCATAGATGCCCTGCGATTTGTCATGGATGGTATTGTGGAAACCTACCGACACAACCGCAGCGGCTGGATCGGCACCGTTCGGGTAGCCGGTCCCGGAGCCTGCACAGGGGAAGAGGCCCTGCCACCGGGCAGAAATCCCGGAGCAGGCAGTACGGTGGAAGCCATAGAACCTGTCTTTGCCTTCTCCGTATCCCTTGAAGACATGCGCAGTCTCATCCGAAAAGACCCGGATCTTGGGTTCATG
- a CDS encoding tetratricopeptide repeat protein encodes MQTSSSAPIFDLQTKFSIKGSLYLCLITLLLFLLSACASRSPGQQATEPAAPVSLNETVTIITPAPRASESPYYYYTEAQIRLNRNRPLEAIGFLRQAAALDSESAFLQRELAAILVRTGQPQAALQAIRKSLELDPDDPETLIVLAGIQQMLEQDIKELIPIYEKVIALDPDRERIYLILGNLYLAQKETAKAETVYRNLITRHPDNYAGYYYLGQLLVLLGREDEALESFDTVIEKAPNLLEPYLERIKILSQRLTRSLSVEIKKGDTLDALLAKHSGRPTPALRIQVMALNPQLEDTNHLEKGKKILLPPRENNPEVTAIQQAYTDLLTMNPESVEIRMDYALFLYQTGRNDAAMEVMALLNLDETREEVIRRIFSVFAENKRYKDAIFLLEGLRSQEPENGEISYALGLVHEEMGNREKARSFYASIDPANPVFRKAVIHLAYIDSQSGNTDKGIEILEKAHSINPDDATLRLYLGAFYEEADRLEDAADIFIDSLEKDPEDHHIRYRLGVVLDRMDKKEEAMEQMAILIEQNPDHANALNYLGYTLTEMEIRLDEAEAMIRRAMELKPGDGYITDSMGWVYFKQGKPEKALPYLEKAARLLPEDPVILDHLGDAYRSLGKINAAVEAYKKSLQFKDDPEVREKMEALSQKTETLP; translated from the coding sequence ATGCAGACTTCTTCCTCAGCCCCAATCTTTGATCTGCAAACAAAATTTTCCATTAAAGGCAGCCTTTACCTTTGTCTGATAACACTCCTGCTATTCCTGCTGTCAGCCTGCGCATCCAGATCTCCCGGCCAGCAGGCGACAGAACCTGCCGCCCCGGTTTCACTAAACGAAACAGTGACCATCATCACTCCTGCACCCAGAGCATCGGAATCTCCCTACTATTATTACACAGAGGCGCAGATCCGACTGAACCGGAACCGACCTCTGGAGGCCATAGGATTTCTCAGGCAGGCAGCTGCACTGGACTCTGAATCCGCCTTTCTCCAGCGGGAACTGGCTGCCATCCTTGTACGCACAGGACAGCCCCAGGCTGCCCTGCAGGCCATCAGAAAGTCTCTGGAGCTGGACCCTGACGATCCGGAAACCCTTATCGTCCTTGCGGGCATACAGCAGATGCTGGAACAGGATATCAAAGAACTCATTCCCATCTATGAAAAAGTCATTGCGCTTGATCCGGACAGGGAGCGCATTTATCTGATTCTCGGAAATCTTTATCTGGCACAGAAGGAAACTGCAAAGGCTGAAACCGTTTACAGAAATCTCATTACACGGCATCCGGATAATTATGCAGGATATTATTATCTGGGCCAGCTCCTTGTACTCCTAGGAAGAGAAGATGAGGCCCTTGAAAGTTTTGATACTGTCATTGAAAAAGCCCCGAATCTTCTGGAGCCCTATCTGGAGCGTATCAAGATCCTGAGCCAGCGCCTGACCCGCTCCCTTTCCGTAGAAATCAAAAAAGGTGATACTCTGGATGCCCTCCTGGCAAAACATTCCGGCAGACCGACACCAGCCCTTCGCATACAGGTCATGGCTCTCAATCCCCAGCTTGAAGATACCAACCATCTGGAAAAGGGTAAGAAAATTCTTCTGCCCCCGAGAGAAAACAACCCCGAGGTCACGGCCATACAGCAGGCCTACACGGATCTTCTGACAATGAACCCGGAATCCGTTGAAATACGAATGGACTATGCCCTCTTTCTGTATCAGACCGGCAGGAATGATGCAGCCATGGAAGTCATGGCTCTCCTTAATCTGGATGAGACACGGGAAGAGGTGATCAGAAGAATTTTTTCCGTTTTTGCGGAAAACAAAAGATATAAAGATGCCATTTTTCTTCTGGAAGGACTCCGTAGCCAGGAACCTGAAAACGGAGAAATCAGCTATGCACTGGGTCTTGTACATGAAGAAATGGGAAACAGGGAAAAAGCCCGCAGCTTCTATGCTTCCATTGATCCTGCTAATCCCGTCTTCCGTAAAGCTGTCATTCACCTTGCCTACATTGACAGCCAGAGCGGCAACACAGACAAAGGTATCGAAATACTGGAAAAAGCCCATTCCATCAACCCAGATGATGCCACCCTGCGGCTCTACCTCGGAGCCTTTTATGAGGAGGCGGATCGCCTTGAAGATGCGGCCGATATTTTTATAGACAGCCTTGAAAAAGACCCGGAAGATCACCATATCCGCTACAGGCTGGGCGTTGTCCTTGACAGGATGGATAAAAAAGAGGAAGCCATGGAACAAATGGCAATCCTCATCGAACAAAACCCGGACCATGCCAATGCCCTGAACTATCTGGGCTACACCCTGACGGAGATGGAAATACGTCTGGATGAGGCCGAAGCCATGATCCGCAGGGCCATGGAGCTGAAACCCGGAGACGGTTATATCACAGACAGTATGGGATGGGTCTACTTCAAGCAGGGAAAGCCGGAGAAGGCCCTTCCCTACCTCGAAAAAGCCGCCCGGCTCCTACCGGAAGATCCGGTTATTCTGGATCACCTGGGCGACGCCTACCGCAGCCTCGGAAAAATTAATGCCGCTGTGGAGGCCTATAAAAAATCCCTTCAATTTAAGGATGATCCCGAAGTACGGGAAAAAATGGAAGCCCTTTCCCAAAAAACAGAGACACTTCCATGA
- a CDS encoding Mrp/NBP35 family ATP-binding protein yields MIHEKMPDQKKKNHAEEKDAMMKASLGRIRHKLLVMSGKGGVGKSSVATNLAVSLAEKGFKTGLMDVDLHGPSIAQMMGLSGLLDVSETKQLIPANGGKNLGVISMQSLMQDKDQAVIWRGPAKSGMIQQFITSVEWGDLDFLIIDAPPGTGDEPLTVVQSVPDAKAIVVTTPQEVALADVRKSINFCKTVNLKIAGLVENMGPFDCPHCNKRIALFKTGGGETTAMATGIAFLGTLPYDAKVVDACDEGTPIARKDSGFTRDLQKVIQKLMEQL; encoded by the coding sequence ATGATTCACGAAAAAATGCCTGACCAGAAAAAAAAGAATCACGCCGAAGAAAAAGACGCCATGATGAAAGCATCCCTTGGCAGAATCCGCCATAAGCTTCTGGTCATGAGTGGTAAGGGCGGCGTTGGCAAAAGCTCAGTCGCCACCAACCTCGCCGTCTCCCTGGCAGAAAAAGGATTTAAAACCGGACTGATGGATGTGGATCTCCATGGCCCGAGCATTGCTCAGATGATGGGACTATCAGGGCTTCTGGATGTTTCCGAAACCAAGCAGCTCATTCCCGCCAATGGTGGCAAAAATCTCGGAGTTATTTCCATGCAGTCCCTGATGCAGGACAAGGATCAGGCTGTAATCTGGCGCGGTCCTGCCAAGTCCGGCATGATTCAGCAGTTCATTACTTCAGTGGAATGGGGAGATCTGGATTTTCTGATCATTGATGCCCCTCCGGGTACAGGAGATGAACCCCTGACCGTTGTACAGAGTGTGCCCGATGCCAAAGCCATTGTTGTTACAACGCCCCAGGAAGTGGCCCTTGCTGATGTACGCAAATCCATCAATTTCTGCAAAACCGTAAATCTGAAAATTGCAGGCCTTGTGGAAAATATGGGGCCCTTTGACTGCCCCCACTGCAATAAACGCATTGCCCTGTTCAAAACCGGTGGTGGTGAAACCACTGCAATGGCAACTGGTATTGCTTTTCTCGGCACTCTGCCCTACGATGCAAAGGTTGTGGATGCCTGTGATGAAGGAACTCCCATTGCACGCAAAGATTCCGGTTTTACAAGGGATCTGCAAAAGGTTATCCAGAAACTGATGGAACAGCTTTGA
- a CDS encoding outer membrane lipoprotein LolB, whose protein sequence is MKNPDLPSPAGYRTIRTIAAMTFLICITACSMHRPAAMDPENLPEILRAEHNIPENFKGRAILTLPDSLPPGGSLQLAYAVSLNRGLRMAVLTPMGAPFLEMTAAPGHVHIRDMESGKLQRANSLEALTRRLLGIHLDMNELSLLLSGEVPLPEWTAVVSEGPSTFLLMNGRRAQARLFLDTRGDLLRLERLQRNHVVYTLTSLHTKPRIWQIENKEHSLRLRIRHVESASPMDTSLFRLSLLPPSSLKKLQQASL, encoded by the coding sequence ATGAAAAACCCTGATCTGCCTTCCCCTGCGGGATATCGTACCATCCGAACCATTGCAGCAATGACTTTCCTAATATGTATTACAGCATGCAGCATGCACAGGCCTGCTGCCATGGACCCTGAGAATCTTCCGGAAATCCTCAGGGCGGAACATAATATCCCTGAAAACTTCAAAGGACGGGCCATACTAACACTGCCTGATTCTCTGCCACCGGGGGGCAGCCTTCAGCTGGCCTATGCCGTATCCCTTAACAGGGGACTCCGCATGGCAGTACTTACACCCATGGGAGCACCTTTTCTGGAAATGACCGCAGCACCCGGCCATGTACATATCCGGGATATGGAATCGGGAAAACTGCAAAGGGCAAACTCCCTTGAAGCACTCACCCGCAGATTGCTGGGCATCCATCTGGATATGAACGAACTTTCCCTTCTGCTGTCAGGAGAAGTTCCCCTGCCTGAGTGGACAGCCGTAGTTTCAGAAGGCCCTTCCACCTTCCTCCTGATGAATGGCCGCCGCGCCCAGGCACGCCTTTTTCTGGATACCAGAGGGGATCTCCTGCGACTGGAACGACTGCAAAGAAACCATGTGGTCTATACCCTCACCTCCCTGCATACGAAACCCCGCATCTGGCAGATTGAAAACAAAGAGCACAGCCTGCGACTGCGCATCCGCCATGTTGAATCAGCATCACCCATGGACACCTCCCTTTTCCGCCTCAGTCTTTTACCCCCTTCATCTTTGAAAAAACTACAGCAAGCAAGCTTATGA